In a single window of the Prochlorococcus marinus str. AS9601 genome:
- a CDS encoding deoxyribose-phosphate aldolase → MPNIEYELNEKIHAIIINPYLSWEDFCVNCDLIRKYNIKNISTSLNYLTDLKNCLGNYSADINALISYPLADLPVSFIEELVCFAKDKGAKGIEYIPNFINLSKRNLETFAAEIEQVKLSGLPVSIIINKSKLQEEVLINAIEICLELGIKNFQFGDGFGSPLTFNDVAEILKITGSQNQIKVVGGIKKLKQVIDLFDIGINCVGTSNFCEIFEEVNVI, encoded by the coding sequence ATGCCCAATATTGAATATGAATTAAACGAGAAAATTCATGCGATTATTATTAACCCTTATTTATCATGGGAAGATTTCTGTGTGAATTGCGATTTAATAAGAAAATACAATATCAAAAATATTTCTACTTCACTAAATTATTTAACTGACCTTAAAAACTGTTTGGGTAATTACAGTGCGGACATAAACGCACTTATTTCTTACCCTTTAGCAGATTTACCAGTTTCATTTATTGAAGAATTAGTTTGTTTTGCTAAAGATAAGGGGGCAAAAGGAATTGAATATATCCCAAACTTTATCAATTTATCCAAAAGAAATTTAGAAACTTTCGCTGCTGAAATTGAGCAAGTTAAATTATCTGGATTACCAGTTTCAATAATCATAAATAAATCAAAACTACAAGAAGAAGTTTTAATTAACGCGATAGAAATATGTTTAGAATTAGGTATTAAAAATTTTCAATTCGGGGACGGGTTTGGATCTCCTCTTACATTTAATGATGTCGCCGAAATACTAAAAATAACAGGCTCTCAAAATCAAATCAAAGTTGTAGGTGGCATAAAAAAACTGAAGCAAGTAATTGATTTGTTTGATATTGGAATTAATTGCGTGGGAACTTCCAATTTTTGTGAAATTTTTGAAGAAGTTAACGTAATTTAA
- the hpf gene encoding ribosome hibernation-promoting factor, HPF/YfiA family, translated as MKILIHGKNLELTGALKEYTEAKIEKATHHYKDIVKEADIHLSIEKNPRVSFQTAEVTIFANGTVIRAEEKTENLYSSIDLVSNKLCRKLRKYKERNNKTIHNKQFKNKDSLPIESMESNFLDKALFKEGTEASLPEPSIKNKYFEMTPISSDEARKQLDLIDHDFYVFRNKKNNELQVIYKRNHGGYGLIQSK; from the coding sequence ATGAAAATTTTAATCCATGGAAAGAATCTTGAGCTCACTGGAGCATTAAAAGAATATACTGAGGCAAAGATAGAAAAAGCAACACATCACTATAAGGATATCGTTAAAGAAGCTGACATACACCTTTCAATCGAAAAGAATCCAAGAGTCTCGTTCCAAACAGCAGAAGTTACTATTTTTGCGAATGGTACCGTAATTAGAGCTGAAGAAAAAACTGAGAATCTATACTCAAGCATTGATTTAGTTTCAAATAAACTTTGTAGAAAATTACGCAAATATAAAGAAAGAAACAATAAAACAATTCATAATAAACAATTTAAAAATAAAGATTCTTTACCAATTGAAAGTATGGAATCAAATTTTTTAGATAAAGCTTTATTTAAAGAAGGAACTGAAGCAAGTCTGCCTGAGCCATCTATAAAAAATAAATACTTTGAAATGACTCCAATTTCATCAGACGAAGCAAGAAAACAATTAGATCTAATTGATCATGATTTTTATGTTTTTCGAAACAAGAAAAATAATGAACTTCAAGTTATATATAAAAGGAATCATGGAGGTTATGGACTGATTCAATCTAAATAA
- the lipB gene encoding lipoyl(octanoyl) transferase LipB, whose product MDNRTAIIKQPDNISFFNDVYKLQKEYQDALILDNSNPDFIWIGEHQLCYTLGRGSNYDNLLFSLNDAKYDVFKIDRGGEVTCHMPGQLVTYLVLDLKNFNKDLNWYLRKIEEIIIKILGAFNINCHSREGFTGVWIGNKKIASIGIGCKRWITINGFSINIDCELENFNKIVPCGIENCLMANMIDYNKNLNIQEVKRIVKKIIQEEFNFDFISQ is encoded by the coding sequence ATGGATAATAGAACAGCAATAATTAAACAACCTGATAATATTTCTTTTTTTAATGATGTTTATAAATTACAAAAAGAATATCAAGACGCATTGATTTTAGATAACTCTAACCCTGATTTTATTTGGATAGGGGAGCATCAACTCTGTTATACATTGGGGAGAGGATCTAATTATGATAATTTACTATTTTCTCTGAATGATGCTAAATATGATGTTTTTAAGATTGATAGAGGTGGTGAGGTAACTTGTCATATGCCAGGACAATTAGTAACGTATTTGGTTTTAGATTTGAAAAATTTTAATAAAGATTTAAATTGGTACTTAAGAAAAATTGAAGAAATTATTATAAAAATCCTTGGAGCTTTTAATATAAATTGTCATTCTAGAGAAGGGTTTACTGGTGTTTGGATAGGAAATAAGAAAATCGCATCAATTGGAATTGGTTGTAAAAGATGGATTACGATAAATGGATTTTCAATCAATATTGACTGCGAATTAGAAAACTTTAATAAGATTGTTCCTTGCGGAATAGAAAATTGTCTTATGGCAAATATGATTGATTACAATAAAAATTTAAATATTCAAGAAGTCAAGAGAATTGTTAAAAAAATAATTCAGGAAGAATTTAATTTTGATTTTATATCACAATAG
- a CDS encoding AMP-binding protein, with protein MGDLAYWPSAKPLSKKDKFAKKRDFIKNLDHIDQIWEELKFKCGDTLAVCDLRGKYKEKFSYSELADLITKVSFSFEKYGLKKGDVVTVISENSPRWLAVDQGLMRLGAINAVRGINSPSVELDYIIKHSNSVGLIVQSKEIWLKLNNKEELKKRLKFIINLEDEQFESLISWSKFISSVEKENSQNNNLEKFNPEIDDVATILYTSGTTGKPKGVPLTHANFLHQIINLAYIADPEPGTCVLSVLPIWHSYERSAEYFFFSCGCSQYYTIPKFLKDDITQIKPVVMATVPRLWEAIHDGFFQALKKMPSKKQKLIKFLISNSSVFKRSLRKIRNFDINKITFKSKIPLLGSVISRYPLHKLSTIFLWPNILRQLCGEKLKFPINGGGALPEHVDLFFESLGVDVLVGYGLTETSPVLTCRRRELNVRGSSGQPLAFTEIKIVNDDKKNILKFREVGKILVRGPQVMKGYLNNEIATNEVLSKDGWFDTGDLGFLIPNGSLFITGRAKDTIVLSSGENIEPNPLETEILSSEFINQIQLVGQDKKCLTALVVPNVELVKSKFLEEDISKLNLNKNIGTFFKSQINNLLKSRLGARSEEQILDCYFVDAFTLENGLLTQTLKQKRKEIEKKYSLQIENMYENKFSKKI; from the coding sequence ATGGGTGATTTAGCATACTGGCCTTCAGCCAAGCCTCTTTCCAAAAAAGATAAATTTGCCAAAAAAAGAGATTTTATTAAGAACCTTGATCATATAGATCAAATTTGGGAAGAATTAAAATTTAAATGTGGTGATACTTTAGCTGTTTGCGATTTAAGAGGAAAATACAAAGAAAAATTTTCTTATTCTGAGCTGGCTGATTTAATAACAAAAGTCTCTTTTTCTTTCGAAAAATATGGTTTAAAAAAGGGGGATGTAGTTACTGTAATATCTGAAAATTCTCCAAGATGGCTAGCAGTAGATCAAGGCTTAATGCGTTTGGGAGCTATAAATGCAGTGAGAGGTATTAATTCTCCTTCAGTAGAATTAGACTATATTATTAAGCATTCTAATTCAGTAGGTCTAATAGTTCAGTCTAAGGAGATTTGGCTAAAGTTAAACAACAAAGAAGAATTAAAAAAAAGACTTAAATTTATAATCAATTTAGAAGATGAACAATTTGAAAGTTTAATAAGTTGGAGTAAATTTATAAGTTCAGTAGAAAAAGAAAATTCGCAAAATAATAATCTTGAAAAATTTAATCCAGAAATTGATGACGTAGCTACTATACTTTACACTTCTGGGACAACAGGTAAACCTAAAGGTGTTCCCTTGACACATGCAAATTTTTTACATCAAATAATCAATTTAGCCTATATCGCTGATCCAGAACCAGGGACCTGTGTATTAAGCGTATTACCTATCTGGCATTCTTATGAGAGGAGTGCTGAATACTTCTTTTTTTCATGTGGTTGTTCTCAGTACTATACAATTCCAAAATTTCTGAAAGATGATATTACACAAATAAAACCTGTTGTAATGGCTACTGTACCAAGACTTTGGGAGGCAATACATGATGGTTTTTTTCAGGCGTTGAAAAAAATGCCTTCCAAGAAGCAAAAACTTATTAAGTTTTTGATAAGTAATAGTTCAGTTTTTAAAAGAAGTTTAAGAAAGATAAGAAATTTTGATATCAATAAAATAACTTTTAAATCAAAAATCCCCTTACTGGGTTCTGTGATTAGCAGATATCCTTTACATAAATTGTCGACAATTTTTTTATGGCCGAATATTCTTAGACAACTATGCGGAGAAAAACTAAAATTTCCCATTAACGGCGGAGGTGCATTGCCAGAACATGTGGATCTTTTTTTTGAATCTTTAGGAGTAGATGTTTTGGTGGGATATGGACTCACAGAAACTAGTCCAGTATTAACTTGTAGAAGAAGAGAATTAAATGTTAGAGGATCATCTGGTCAGCCTCTAGCATTTACTGAAATCAAAATAGTGAATGATGATAAAAAAAATATTCTGAAGTTCAGAGAAGTCGGGAAAATTCTTGTTAGGGGGCCGCAAGTAATGAAAGGTTATCTTAATAATGAAATAGCTACAAATGAAGTTTTATCCAAGGATGGTTGGTTTGATACTGGTGATTTAGGTTTTCTAATACCAAATGGTTCTCTCTTTATAACAGGAAGAGCCAAGGATACAATAGTGCTATCAAGTGGTGAAAATATAGAACCGAATCCCTTAGAGACTGAAATCCTTAGTTCTGAATTTATTAATCAGATTCAACTAGTAGGACAAGATAAGAAATGTTTAACAGCCCTTGTAGTTCCTAATGTCGAATTGGTTAAAAGCAAGTTTTTGGAGGAAGACATTTCAAAATTAAACCTGAATAAGAATATTGGTACATTTTTTAAATCACAAATTAATAATTTGCTTAAAAGTAGATTAGGAGCAAGATCAGAAGAACAAATATTAGATTGTTATTTTGTTGATGCCTTTACTTTAGAAAATGGGTTGTTAACACAAACTCTTAAACAAAAAAGAAAAGAAATAGAAAAAAAGTATTCATTACAAATAGAAAATATGTATGAAAACAAATTTAGTAAGAAAATTTGA
- a CDS encoding YlqD family protein gives METKNSISIKRSIAIKAVVTPTWKEDAEKELSKAISNIDQQLSQLEQEGQQIVNNIRSQSVNPLDPRVQEQVSQVQQQVAAKRNEIEEQKRNLLQQQSQVRELKMDEIVDQGQVDSFCDVTVGDNLIQKMQVSITVKDGVIQSIDNN, from the coding sequence ATGGAAACAAAAAACTCAATATCTATAAAGCGCTCAATAGCTATTAAAGCTGTAGTTACACCAACTTGGAAGGAAGATGCTGAAAAAGAATTAAGTAAGGCAATTTCAAACATTGATCAGCAATTATCGCAACTTGAGCAGGAGGGGCAGCAAATAGTAAATAATATTAGATCCCAATCGGTTAATCCTCTTGATCCAAGGGTTCAAGAACAGGTTAGTCAGGTGCAACAACAAGTCGCAGCAAAACGAAATGAAATTGAAGAACAAAAAAGAAATCTACTTCAACAACAGAGTCAAGTTCGCGAATTAAAAATGGACGAAATTGTTGATCAAGGGCAAGTGGATAGTTTCTGTGATGTCACTGTGGGAGACAATCTTATTCAAAAAATGCAAGTCTCGATTACGGTTAAAGATGGAGTTATTCAATCTATAGATAATAATTAA
- a CDS encoding dihydrolipoamide acetyltransferase family protein: MSHEIFMPALSSTMTEGKIVEWLKNPGDKVARGESVLVVESDKADMDVESFQDGYLAAVLMPAGSTAPVGETIGLIVENEDEIASVQEQNKGNQPEVSSSDQLELVSNKTEEKPLVQTEIVEKQEKEVVLMSEKAAPSSNSDQINAATSNVSSRVIASPRAKKLASQMGVDLAKVHGSGPHGRIQADDILKANGQPVSIPWIGEGGSPASIPGVNLGVESKPEASGNSFGNPGETVQFNTLQKAVNKNMESSLDVPCFRVGYSINTDKLDNFYKKVKQNGVTMTALLVKAVAKTLKKHPQVNSSFSENGISYPENINIAVAVAMEDGGLITPVLKEPCNTDLFELSREWKDLVKRSRSKQLEPDEYSTGTFTLSNLGMFGVDRFDAILPPGTGAILAIASSKPTVVANSDGSISVKKIMQVNLTADHRVIYGADGASFLKDLASLIQDEPETLVS; encoded by the coding sequence ATGTCTCACGAAATATTCATGCCTGCCTTGAGTTCTACCATGACGGAGGGCAAGATTGTGGAATGGTTGAAAAATCCAGGAGATAAAGTTGCAAGAGGTGAATCTGTCTTGGTTGTTGAATCTGACAAGGCAGATATGGATGTTGAATCTTTTCAAGATGGATACCTTGCAGCTGTTTTAATGCCTGCTGGCAGCACTGCACCAGTAGGAGAGACTATCGGTTTAATTGTAGAAAATGAGGATGAGATAGCTTCTGTTCAAGAACAAAATAAAGGAAATCAACCCGAAGTTTCTAGTTCGGATCAACTTGAATTGGTAAGCAATAAAACTGAAGAAAAACCTTTGGTTCAAACTGAAATTGTTGAAAAACAAGAAAAAGAAGTTGTATTAATGAGTGAAAAGGCAGCCCCATCTTCTAATAGTGATCAAATAAATGCTGCTACGAGTAATGTTTCTTCGAGGGTGATTGCATCTCCAAGAGCTAAAAAACTTGCCTCTCAAATGGGTGTTGATTTAGCAAAGGTTCATGGATCAGGACCTCATGGAAGGATTCAAGCCGATGATATTTTAAAAGCTAATGGCCAACCAGTCTCTATACCATGGATAGGCGAAGGTGGTTCTCCTGCAAGTATCCCTGGTGTAAATTTGGGGGTTGAAAGTAAACCAGAAGCTTCAGGAAATAGTTTTGGTAATCCCGGAGAAACAGTTCAATTTAATACTCTTCAAAAAGCGGTAAATAAAAATATGGAATCTAGTTTAGATGTGCCATGTTTTAGAGTGGGTTACTCCATCAACACAGATAAATTAGATAATTTTTATAAAAAAGTAAAACAGAATGGAGTGACTATGACTGCTTTACTAGTTAAAGCAGTTGCTAAGACACTAAAGAAACACCCTCAAGTTAACTCAAGTTTTTCAGAAAATGGAATTTCTTATCCAGAAAATATAAATATTGCTGTTGCTGTAGCGATGGAAGATGGTGGACTAATAACTCCAGTTTTAAAAGAACCATGCAATACTGATTTATTTGAATTGTCTAGGGAATGGAAAGATCTCGTAAAAAGATCAAGATCAAAACAATTAGAACCCGATGAATACTCAACGGGAACCTTCACTTTATCTAACCTTGGGATGTTTGGAGTTGATAGATTTGACGCAATTCTTCCTCCAGGTACCGGTGCTATTTTAGCCATAGCATCATCGAAACCAACCGTTGTTGCTAATAGTGATGGTTCAATATCTGTTAAAAAAATAATGCAAGTAAATCTAACGGCTGATCATAGAGTGATCTATGGAGCTGATGGAGCTTCATTCTTAAAAGACTTGGCTTCCCTAATTCAAGATGAGCCAGAGACTCTTGTCTCCTAA
- the queA gene encoding tRNA preQ1(34) S-adenosylmethionine ribosyltransferase-isomerase QueA: protein MISQINNEERDYKLEAYDYLLDPSLIASKPSAIRHASRLMIVRNSFLEEDCLTNKFTNNLLDEFREGDLVVVNNTKVMKARLKVELENKKLVELLVLERSHECVWLCLAKPAKKLKINRKLKLKSPLEQEINLIVDGVDEETGGRFIKFPENITCLNSMNELLDKYGEIPLPPYIKNSEEDSFHEKSYQTEYATNPGAVAAPTAGLHLSKSLISNLKKKGVIILPITLHVGYGTFKPIDQEDLSNLKLHKEWVSVNKEVVNEIKRIKKTDRKIIAIGTTSVRALESCYSHEINDFIPIAKYVNLVIKPGYKFKVVDGLLTNFHLPKSSLLLLVSAMIGRERLLELYKKAIKEKFRFFSYGDAMYISPDSLLEKK, encoded by the coding sequence TTGATTTCTCAAATTAATAATGAAGAAAGAGATTATAAGCTTGAAGCTTATGATTATTTACTTGATCCATCATTAATTGCTAGTAAACCTTCTGCAATTAGGCATGCATCAAGATTGATGATAGTGAGAAATAGTTTTTTAGAAGAAGACTGCTTAACTAATAAATTTACCAATAATCTTTTAGATGAATTTAGAGAAGGGGATCTTGTAGTTGTAAATAATACTAAAGTTATGAAAGCTAGGTTAAAAGTTGAATTAGAAAATAAGAAATTAGTCGAATTATTAGTTTTAGAAAGATCCCATGAATGTGTTTGGTTATGTTTGGCAAAGCCAGCGAAAAAGTTAAAAATAAATAGAAAATTAAAATTAAAATCTCCTTTAGAACAAGAGATTAATTTGATTGTTGATGGAGTTGATGAAGAAACTGGAGGGAGATTTATTAAATTTCCGGAAAATATTACTTGTCTCAATTCAATGAATGAACTTCTCGATAAATACGGGGAAATTCCTCTCCCTCCTTATATAAAAAATTCCGAAGAAGATTCTTTTCATGAGAAAAGTTATCAAACTGAGTATGCAACTAATCCTGGGGCAGTTGCTGCACCAACAGCTGGTTTACACTTAAGCAAAAGTCTTATTTCCAATCTAAAAAAAAAAGGAGTAATAATCTTACCGATAACTTTGCACGTGGGTTATGGAACATTCAAACCAATTGATCAAGAAGATTTAAGTAACTTAAAACTTCATAAAGAATGGGTAAGTGTTAATAAGGAAGTAGTGAATGAAATAAAAAGAATAAAGAAAACAGATAGAAAAATAATTGCTATTGGCACAACTAGCGTAAGAGCTCTTGAAAGTTGTTATTCTCACGAAATAAATGACTTTATTCCAATAGCTAAATATGTAAATTTAGTAATTAAGCCAGGTTATAAATTTAAGGTAGTTGATGGATTATTAACTAATTTTCATCTCCCTAAAAGTTCATTATTACTTTTAGTAAGTGCAATGATTGGTAGAGAAAGATTATTAGAATTGTATAAGAAAGCCATAAAAGAAAAATTTAGATTCTTCTCTTATGGCGATGCGATGTATATTTCACCAGATTCACTACTGGAGAAAAAATAG
- the cysK gene encoding cysteine synthase A, translating to MAKIYEDNSFAIGNTPLVKLKSVTKNAKATVLAKIEGRNPAYSVKCRIGANMIWDAEKSGKLTKDKTIVEPTSGNTGIALAFTASARGYKLILTMPESMSIERRRVMAVLGAEIVLTEASKGMPGAIAKAKEIAESNPSQYFMPGQFDNPANPEIHFKTTGPEIWDDCDGEIDVLVAGVGTGGTITGVSRYIKQEKGKNITSVAVEPSHSPVITQTMNGEEVKSGPHKIQGIGAGFIPKNLDLSIVDKVEQVTNEESIEMALRLAKEEGLLVGISCGAAAAAAVRLAEQDEYAGKTIVVVLPDLAERYLSSIMFTEVPSGIIQEPVKA from the coding sequence ATGGCAAAAATTTATGAGGACAACAGTTTTGCTATTGGAAACACTCCATTAGTAAAATTAAAATCAGTTACTAAAAACGCGAAAGCTACAGTACTTGCAAAAATTGAAGGTAGAAACCCCGCTTATAGTGTCAAATGTAGGATCGGCGCAAACATGATCTGGGATGCCGAGAAAAGCGGGAAACTTACAAAAGACAAAACTATTGTTGAGCCAACTTCTGGAAATACAGGAATTGCTCTAGCTTTTACTGCTTCAGCAAGAGGCTATAAGCTGATCCTTACAATGCCAGAATCCATGTCAATTGAAAGAAGAAGGGTTATGGCAGTGTTGGGTGCTGAAATTGTTTTAACAGAGGCATCTAAAGGTATGCCTGGAGCAATAGCTAAGGCTAAAGAAATTGCAGAAAGTAATCCTTCTCAATATTTCATGCCAGGTCAATTTGATAATCCAGCAAACCCTGAAATTCATTTCAAAACTACTGGACCAGAAATCTGGGATGATTGCGATGGTGAAATTGATGTTTTAGTTGCAGGTGTTGGAACTGGCGGCACAATTACAGGAGTTTCAAGATACATTAAGCAAGAGAAGGGAAAGAATATTACTTCTGTCGCTGTAGAACCATCACATAGTCCTGTTATTACACAGACGATGAATGGTGAAGAGGTTAAATCTGGACCTCATAAAATTCAAGGAATTGGAGCAGGATTTATTCCTAAGAACCTTGACTTATCAATTGTTGATAAGGTTGAACAAGTAACAAATGAAGAGTCAATCGAGATGGCTCTTAGATTAGCAAAAGAAGAAGGTCTATTAGTGGGAATATCTTGTGGAGCTGCTGCTGCTGCTGCTGTTAGATTAGCTGAACAAGATGAATATGCTGGGAAGACAATTGTAGTTGTTCTTCCTGATTTGGCAGAGAGGTATTTATCATCAATTATGTTTACTGAAGTTCCAAGCGGAATCATTCAAGAACCAGTCAAAGCCTAA
- a CDS encoding PLP-dependent transferase: MRDLLKKPIWKNLELGYAIPDSIHAVSVALPTWNDVINYEEKDQECMNLLKSIYPRFGLNPIVKRLCEKVKKQNYYNNKSIWPYPNERIAFKAKKYIDRNTSEQFSLIEKRNNLAFLITEKEGSIYAKYFWQHTGLGLSSRAAAIELGLEDCPPKSYVNECSQRIKNRISKSTKIDSNDIHLTSSGMSALHTSLEIIYKLFPAKPTLQVGFPYVDVLKLPMKIFHGAKLITEENCADIELEIKRINPSALIIELPSNPMLKCVNIKKISKIAKKLNIPLIVDDTIGSNLNINSIEHADIVFTSLTKIFSGSGDILAGSLILNPKSKWIDQLRNALNEINIPILSDGDIVYLEKVSRDVKQRVFEQNKACLELKKRLETHSEIKNIFHPENCPNFNSLLTSNGGYGCLLSFELNGGLNKAKKFYDSLKVSKGPSLGTKFTLVCPYVLLAHYDELDWAESFGIPSHLIRVSVGLEDQDQLWKTFSEALNNF, translated from the coding sequence TTGAGAGATTTACTTAAAAAACCTATATGGAAAAATTTAGAGTTGGGATATGCAATTCCTGATAGTATTCATGCTGTTTCTGTAGCATTACCAACTTGGAATGATGTAATAAATTACGAGGAAAAAGATCAAGAATGCATGAATTTATTGAAGTCCATTTACCCACGATTCGGGCTAAACCCCATAGTGAAAAGATTATGCGAAAAAGTAAAAAAACAAAATTACTACAACAATAAAAGTATCTGGCCATATCCGAATGAAAGAATAGCTTTTAAAGCTAAAAAATACATTGATAGAAATACTTCTGAACAATTCTCGTTAATAGAAAAAAGAAATAATTTAGCTTTCTTAATAACTGAAAAAGAAGGAAGTATTTATGCAAAATATTTTTGGCAACATACTGGTCTTGGTCTATCTTCAAGAGCTGCCGCTATAGAACTAGGTCTTGAAGATTGCCCTCCAAAATCTTACGTAAATGAATGTTCTCAAAGAATAAAAAATAGAATTTCTAAATCTACAAAAATTGACTCTAATGATATTCACTTAACTTCATCTGGAATGTCTGCATTGCATACATCATTAGAAATCATATATAAATTATTTCCAGCTAAACCAACACTCCAAGTTGGTTTTCCATATGTAGATGTACTTAAATTACCAATGAAAATCTTTCACGGAGCAAAGTTAATTACAGAAGAAAATTGCGCGGATATTGAATTAGAAATCAAAAGAATAAATCCATCAGCATTAATTATTGAACTTCCAAGTAATCCAATGCTCAAATGTGTAAACATTAAAAAAATTTCAAAAATTGCAAAAAAGCTAAATATTCCCTTAATTGTTGACGATACAATTGGTTCTAATTTAAATATAAATTCCATAGAACATGCAGATATAGTTTTTACTTCACTTACAAAAATTTTTTCAGGTAGTGGTGATATTCTTGCCGGATCATTAATACTAAATCCAAAAAGCAAATGGATTGATCAGTTAAGAAATGCATTGAACGAGATTAATATTCCAATACTTTCCGATGGAGATATAGTTTATCTTGAGAAAGTTAGTAGAGATGTAAAACAAAGAGTTTTTGAACAAAATAAAGCATGTTTAGAATTAAAAAAAAGATTAGAGACTCATAGCGAGATTAAAAATATTTTCCATCCTGAAAATTGTCCAAATTTTAATTCTTTACTTACTTCTAATGGGGGATACGGCTGCTTATTATCGTTTGAATTAAATGGAGGATTGAACAAAGCTAAAAAATTTTATGATTCTCTAAAAGTATCTAAAGGACCTAGTTTAGGTACAAAATTTACTCTAGTTTGTCCTTATGTTTTACTAGCTCATTATGACGAGTTGGATTGGGCTGAAAGTTTTGGTATACCCTCGCACCTTATTAGAGTATCAGTTGGATTAGAAGACCAAGATCAATTATGGAAAACCTTTTCTGAAGCACTAAATAATTTCTAA
- a CDS encoding trans-sulfuration enzyme family protein encodes MGNKENNIKKPGFKTLSIHHGETFAEETGCVMPPIFSTSTFKHGNKDNFDYTRSGNPNFKILENILKSIEDSKYCTVFGSGISAVTAISSTLKSGDKILCESNLYGCTVRMFEKVFKKFGLEILYTDFTNENNVKKISNFEPTLIWLESPTNPLLKVLDIKAICDEANKLEIPVVVDNTFSTALIQKPLDLGATLSVVSTTKFINGHSDALGGAVLTNNEEWNSKMLFSQKALGLQPSPFDSWLITRGVKTLPLRIEQQTKSAEFISEELGNHKIISKLIYPFNQEHPQFNLAKSQMKSGGSMISLKLNLNKEDTFKFCKSLKYFSLAESLGGVESLICHPATMTHASVDDKTKNLLGIDDALVRLSIGCEDTNDLISDILFALNKF; translated from the coding sequence ATGGGAAATAAGGAAAATAATATAAAAAAGCCAGGTTTTAAGACCTTATCTATTCACCATGGGGAAACATTTGCTGAAGAAACTGGATGCGTTATGCCTCCTATTTTTTCTACATCTACTTTCAAACATGGAAATAAAGATAATTTCGACTACACCAGATCAGGCAATCCAAACTTTAAAATTCTAGAAAACATCCTTAAATCAATAGAAGATTCTAAATACTGTACAGTTTTTGGATCTGGAATTAGCGCGGTAACTGCAATTTCATCAACACTGAAATCAGGTGACAAGATACTCTGCGAGTCAAATCTCTATGGTTGTACAGTGAGGATGTTCGAAAAAGTTTTCAAGAAATTTGGACTAGAAATTTTATACACAGATTTTACAAACGAAAATAATGTCAAAAAGATTTCAAACTTCGAGCCAACCTTGATATGGCTAGAAAGTCCAACTAATCCACTTTTAAAGGTACTCGATATTAAGGCGATTTGTGATGAAGCGAATAAACTAGAAATACCAGTAGTTGTAGACAACACATTTTCTACAGCGCTTATTCAAAAACCATTGGACCTTGGTGCAACACTATCGGTTGTAAGCACCACAAAATTCATTAATGGACATAGTGACGCACTTGGCGGAGCAGTACTTACAAATAATGAAGAATGGAATAGTAAGATGCTTTTCTCTCAAAAAGCTCTCGGGCTTCAACCATCTCCTTTTGATAGTTGGCTCATTACGAGAGGAGTAAAAACTCTTCCTTTAAGAATCGAACAACAAACTAAAAGTGCAGAATTTATTTCTGAAGAATTAGGTAATCATAAAATTATTAGTAAATTAATTTACCCTTTTAATCAAGAACATCCGCAATTTAATTTAGCAAAATCGCAAATGAAATCTGGAGGTTCAATGATCAGCCTAAAATTAAATTTAAATAAAGAGGATACTTTTAAATTTTGCAAATCTCTCAAATATTTCTCTCTAGCAGAAAGTCTTGGAGGAGTTGAAAGTTTAATTTGTCACCCTGCAACGATGACTCATGCTTCTGTTGATGACAAAACAAAAAATCTACTAGGGATAGATGATGCTCTTGTCAGATTATCAATTGGATGTGAAGATACAAACGATTTAATCTCGGACATTTTATTTGCTTTAAATAAATTCTAA